A genomic region of Colius striatus isolate bColStr4 chromosome 20, bColStr4.1.hap1, whole genome shotgun sequence contains the following coding sequences:
- the GIT1 gene encoding ARF GTPase-activating protein GIT1 isoform X2 yields MSRKAPRAEVCADCSAPDPGWASINRGVLICDECCSVHRSLGRHISIVKHLRHSPWPATLLQMVHTLASNGANSIWEHSLLDPAQVQSGRRKANPQDKVHPTKSEFIRAKYQMLAFVHKLPCRDDDGVTAKDLSKQLHSSVRTGNLETCLRLLSLGAQANFFHPEKGTTPLHVAAKAGQILQAELLVVYGADPGAPDVNGRTPIDYARQAAQHELAERLVECQYELTDRLAFYLCGRKPDHKNGHYIIPQMADSLDLSELAKAAKKKLQALSNRLFEELAMDVYDEVDRRENDAVWLTTQNHSTLVTERSAVPFLPVNPEYSATRNQGRQKLARFNAREFATLLIDILGEAKRRQQGKSLLSPTDALDYSLRSQSDLDDQHDYDSVASDEDTDQELLRNASRNNRARSMDSSDLSDGPITLQEYLEVKKALAASEAKVQQLMKVNNSLSDELRRLQREIHKLQTENTQIRQQTGPAHPVPAPSERAEHGHPPGTAPPHRRDRQAFSMYEPGSALKPFGQPVEELVTRLQPFGAGIRKGPSASSVPFPPSSPLLSCPPDGARHMSKLDRHGSGTDSDYDNTQASEVLISMEGKRFVELSKDEDFPHELDLLDGELDPGLPSTEDVILKTEQVTKNIQELLRAAQESKHDSFVPCSEKIHSAVTEMASLFPKKPALETVRSSLRLLNASAYRLQSECRKTVPPEPGAAVDYQLLTQQVIQCAYDIAKAAKQLVTITTREKKQ; encoded by the exons ATGTCCCGGAAGGCTCCGCGGGCGGAGGTGTGCGCCGACTGCAGTGCCCCAG ACCCCGGCTGGGCCTCCATCAACCGCGGGGTGCTCATCTGTGACGAGTGCTGCAGCGTGCACCGCAGCCTGGGCCGCCACATCTCCATCGTCAAGCACCTGCGCCACAGCCCCTGGCCTGCCACCCTGCTCCAG ATGGTGCACACCTTGGCGAGCAACGGCGCCAACTCCATCTGGGAGCACTCGCTGCTGGACCCAGCCCAGGTGCAGAGCGGGCGGCGGAAGGCGAATCCCCAGGACAAAGTGCA CCCCACCAAGTCCGAGTTCATCCGTGCCAAGTACCAGATGCTGGCCTTTGTCCACAAGCTGCCCTGCCGGGATGACGACGGTGTCACGGCCAAGGACCTCAGCAAG CAACTGCACTCGAGCGTGCGGACGGGCAACCTGGAGACCTGCCTGCGCCTGCTCTCACTGGGCGCCCAGGCCAACTTCTTCCACCCG GAGAAGGGCACGACGCCGCTGCACGTGGCCGCCAAGGCCGGGCAGatcctgcaggcagagctgctggtggtgtaCGGCGCCGACCCCGGGGCACCTGACGTGAATGGCAGGACCCCCATTGACTATGCCAG GCAGGCAGCCCAGCACGAGCTGGCGGAGCGGCTGGTGGAGTGCCAGTACGAGCTGACGGACCGCCTGGCCTTCTACCTCTGCGGCAGGAAGCCGG ACCACAAGAACGGGCACTACATCATCCCACAGATGGCTGACAG CCTGGACCTCTCGGAGCTGGCCAAAGCAGCCAAGAAGAAGCTGCAGGCG CTTAGCAACCGCCTCTTCGAGGAGCTGGCCATGGATGTGTACGATGAGGTGGATCGGCGGGAGAATGACGCGG TGTGGCTGACGACTCAGAACCACAGCACGCTGGTGACAGAGCGCAGCGCCGTCCCCTTCCTCCCTGTCAACCCTGAATACTCGGCCACACGCAACCAG GGTCGGCAGAAGCTGGCCAGGTTCAATGCCAGGGAGTTTGCCACTTTGCTCATCGACATCCTCGGGGAAGCCAAGCGCCGGCAGCAAGGGAAGAGTCTGCTGAGCCCCACAG ACGCACTCGACTACTCGCTGCGGAGCCAGAGTGACCTGGACGACCAGCACGACTACGACAGCGTTGCCTCTGACGAGGACACGGACCAGGAGCTGCTGCGCAACGCTTCCCGCAACAACCGTGCCAGG aGCATGGACTCCTCCGACCTCTCGGACGGCCCCATCACGCTGCAGGAGTACCTGGAGGTGAAGAAGGCTCTGGCTGCCTCCGAGGCCAAGGTGCAGCAGCTGATGAAGGTGAACAACAGCCTGAGCGACGAGCTGCGCCGGCTGCAGCGTGAG atCCATAAGCTGCAGACGGAGAACACGCAGATCCGGCAGCAGACGGGTCCGGCCCATCCCGTGCCGGCCCCCAGCGAGCGGGCAGAGCACGGGCACCCCCCGGGCACGGCCCCCCCGCACCGCCGGGACCGCCAGGCCTTCTCCATGTACGAGCCGGGCTCAGCGCTGAAACCCTTCGGGCAGCCGGTGGAGGAGCTGGTGACGCGGCTGCAGCCCTTCGGTGCCGGC ATCCGGAAAGGTCCATCTGCCTCCTCGGTGCCCTTTCCCCCATCGTCCCCGCTGCTCTCCTGCCCACCCGACGGTGCCCGGCACATG AGCAAGCTGGACCGGCACGGCAGCGGCACCGACAGCGACTACGACAACACGCAGGCGAGTGAGGTCCTGATCAG CATGGAGGGGAAGCGTTTTGTGGAGCTGAGCAAGGACGAGGACTTCCCCCATGAGCTGGACCTGCTGGATGGGGAGCTGGACCCCGGGCTGCCCAGCACGGAGGACGTCATCCTCAAAACTGAGCAGGTCACCAAGAACAtccaggagctgctgcgggCGGCACAGGAGTCCAAGCACGACAG CTTTGTGCCATGCTCCGAGAAGATCCACTCGGCTGTGACAGAGATGGCATCGCTCTTCCCCAAG AAGCCGGCACTGGAGACGGTGCGGAGCTCGCTGCGGCTGCTCAACGCCAGCGCCTACCGCCTGCAGAGCGAGTGCCGTAAGACCGTGCCCCCCGAGCCGGGCGCCGCCGTGGACTACCAGCTCCTGACCCAGCAGGTCATCCAGTGTGCCTACGACATCGCCAAGGCCGCCAAGCAGCTGGTCACCATCACCACCCGCGAGAAGAAGCAGTGA
- the GIT1 gene encoding ARF GTPase-activating protein GIT1 isoform X1, with amino-acid sequence MSRKAPRAEVCADCSAPDPGWASINRGVLICDECCSVHRSLGRHISIVKHLRHSPWPATLLQMVHTLASNGANSIWEHSLLDPAQVQSGRRKANPQDKVHPTKSEFIRAKYQMLAFVHKLPCRDDDGVTAKDLSKQLHSSVRTGNLETCLRLLSLGAQANFFHPEKGTTPLHVAAKAGQILQAELLVVYGADPGAPDVNGRTPIDYARQAAQHELAERLVECQYELTDRLAFYLCGRKPDHKNGHYIIPQMADSLDLSELAKAAKKKLQALSNRLFEELAMDVYDEVDRRENDAVWLTTQNHSTLVTERSAVPFLPVNPEYSATRNQGRQKLARFNAREFATLLIDILGEAKRRQQGKSLLSPTDALDYSLRSQSDLDDQHDYDSVASDEDTDQELLRNASRNNRARSMDSSDLSDGPITLQEYLEVKKALAASEAKVQQLMKVNNSLSDELRRLQREIHKLQTENTQIRQQTGPAHPVPAPSERAEHGHPPGTAPPHRRDRQAFSMYEPGSALKPFGQPVEELVTRLQPFGAGEVEDEALYSMHIPASVYRIRKGPSASSVPFPPSSPLLSCPPDGARHMSKLDRHGSGTDSDYDNTQASEVLISMEGKRFVELSKDEDFPHELDLLDGELDPGLPSTEDVILKTEQVTKNIQELLRAAQESKHDSFVPCSEKIHSAVTEMASLFPKKPALETVRSSLRLLNASAYRLQSECRKTVPPEPGAAVDYQLLTQQVIQCAYDIAKAAKQLVTITTREKKQ; translated from the exons ATGTCCCGGAAGGCTCCGCGGGCGGAGGTGTGCGCCGACTGCAGTGCCCCAG ACCCCGGCTGGGCCTCCATCAACCGCGGGGTGCTCATCTGTGACGAGTGCTGCAGCGTGCACCGCAGCCTGGGCCGCCACATCTCCATCGTCAAGCACCTGCGCCACAGCCCCTGGCCTGCCACCCTGCTCCAG ATGGTGCACACCTTGGCGAGCAACGGCGCCAACTCCATCTGGGAGCACTCGCTGCTGGACCCAGCCCAGGTGCAGAGCGGGCGGCGGAAGGCGAATCCCCAGGACAAAGTGCA CCCCACCAAGTCCGAGTTCATCCGTGCCAAGTACCAGATGCTGGCCTTTGTCCACAAGCTGCCCTGCCGGGATGACGACGGTGTCACGGCCAAGGACCTCAGCAAG CAACTGCACTCGAGCGTGCGGACGGGCAACCTGGAGACCTGCCTGCGCCTGCTCTCACTGGGCGCCCAGGCCAACTTCTTCCACCCG GAGAAGGGCACGACGCCGCTGCACGTGGCCGCCAAGGCCGGGCAGatcctgcaggcagagctgctggtggtgtaCGGCGCCGACCCCGGGGCACCTGACGTGAATGGCAGGACCCCCATTGACTATGCCAG GCAGGCAGCCCAGCACGAGCTGGCGGAGCGGCTGGTGGAGTGCCAGTACGAGCTGACGGACCGCCTGGCCTTCTACCTCTGCGGCAGGAAGCCGG ACCACAAGAACGGGCACTACATCATCCCACAGATGGCTGACAG CCTGGACCTCTCGGAGCTGGCCAAAGCAGCCAAGAAGAAGCTGCAGGCG CTTAGCAACCGCCTCTTCGAGGAGCTGGCCATGGATGTGTACGATGAGGTGGATCGGCGGGAGAATGACGCGG TGTGGCTGACGACTCAGAACCACAGCACGCTGGTGACAGAGCGCAGCGCCGTCCCCTTCCTCCCTGTCAACCCTGAATACTCGGCCACACGCAACCAG GGTCGGCAGAAGCTGGCCAGGTTCAATGCCAGGGAGTTTGCCACTTTGCTCATCGACATCCTCGGGGAAGCCAAGCGCCGGCAGCAAGGGAAGAGTCTGCTGAGCCCCACAG ACGCACTCGACTACTCGCTGCGGAGCCAGAGTGACCTGGACGACCAGCACGACTACGACAGCGTTGCCTCTGACGAGGACACGGACCAGGAGCTGCTGCGCAACGCTTCCCGCAACAACCGTGCCAGG aGCATGGACTCCTCCGACCTCTCGGACGGCCCCATCACGCTGCAGGAGTACCTGGAGGTGAAGAAGGCTCTGGCTGCCTCCGAGGCCAAGGTGCAGCAGCTGATGAAGGTGAACAACAGCCTGAGCGACGAGCTGCGCCGGCTGCAGCGTGAG atCCATAAGCTGCAGACGGAGAACACGCAGATCCGGCAGCAGACGGGTCCGGCCCATCCCGTGCCGGCCCCCAGCGAGCGGGCAGAGCACGGGCACCCCCCGGGCACGGCCCCCCCGCACCGCCGGGACCGCCAGGCCTTCTCCATGTACGAGCCGGGCTCAGCGCTGAAACCCTTCGGGCAGCCGGTGGAGGAGCTGGTGACGCGGCTGCAGCCCTTCGGTGCCGGC GAGGTGGAGGACGAGGCTCTGTACTCCATGCACATCCCGGCCAGCGTGTACCGG ATCCGGAAAGGTCCATCTGCCTCCTCGGTGCCCTTTCCCCCATCGTCCCCGCTGCTCTCCTGCCCACCCGACGGTGCCCGGCACATG AGCAAGCTGGACCGGCACGGCAGCGGCACCGACAGCGACTACGACAACACGCAGGCGAGTGAGGTCCTGATCAG CATGGAGGGGAAGCGTTTTGTGGAGCTGAGCAAGGACGAGGACTTCCCCCATGAGCTGGACCTGCTGGATGGGGAGCTGGACCCCGGGCTGCCCAGCACGGAGGACGTCATCCTCAAAACTGAGCAGGTCACCAAGAACAtccaggagctgctgcgggCGGCACAGGAGTCCAAGCACGACAG CTTTGTGCCATGCTCCGAGAAGATCCACTCGGCTGTGACAGAGATGGCATCGCTCTTCCCCAAG AAGCCGGCACTGGAGACGGTGCGGAGCTCGCTGCGGCTGCTCAACGCCAGCGCCTACCGCCTGCAGAGCGAGTGCCGTAAGACCGTGCCCCCCGAGCCGGGCGCCGCCGTGGACTACCAGCTCCTGACCCAGCAGGTCATCCAGTGTGCCTACGACATCGCCAAGGCCGCCAAGCAGCTGGTCACCATCACCACCCGCGAGAAGAAGCAGTGA